Genomic segment of Kibdelosporangium phytohabitans:
GGCTGGCACGTCCGGCACCGATGATTCTGCCGGGTGTTCTGCCGCTGCCAGGTGGTTCGGGCGGGTCACTACTTCCGCGACCAGCGCTCGTTCGACACCTTTCGTTGCCCGGGATCCCAGTGAGATCACTGAACCGAGCAGTTCCTGTGTGTACTTTTCCTTCGGCGCCGCGAAGATCTCCGTCACTGTGCCCTGCTCGACCACTTTGCCGTCGTACATCACCACCACGCGGTCTGCCAGGTCCGCGACCACGCCCATGTCGTGGGTGATCAGCAGGATCGCGGTCCGCAGGCGGCTTCGCAGATCCCTCAGCAGTTCCAGGATCTCCGCTTGGACTGTCACGTCCAGTGCCGTCGTCGGTTCGTCGGCGATCAGCAGCTTCGGTTCGTTGGCCACCGCCATCGCGATCACGATCCGCTGCAGCTGACCACCGGACAGCTCGTGCGGGTACGAACGGAACCGCTGATCCGGCTCCGGCAGGCCGACCAGGTCGAGCAGTTCGATCGCGCGCCTGCGCGCGTCCGCCGAGGACAGCTCCTGGTGCGCCCTGATCGCCTCGACGAGCTGGTCACCGATGGTGAACACCGGGTTCAGCGCGCTCATCGGCTCCTGGAACACCATGCCGACGTCACCGCCGCGGACCTCACGCAGGTCCGCGGGCGGCAGGTCGTACAGGTTCCGGCCGTCGAACAGCGCACGGCCGGAGACCTTCGCGGTCGACGGCAGCAGTCCGAGCAGGGACATGGCCGTCACTGTCTTGCCCGAGCCCGACTCCCCGACCACGGCGAGGACTTCCCCCGCCGCGACCGAGTAGCTGACCGAGCGAACCGCTTGGACGGAGCCGAAGCTGACTTCGACCCCGTCCAGTTCAAGCAGATCTGTCACTGAATGATCCCGAACTGCCGGTAGTCCGCGTACGCCGGGAAGCGCCCGATCTGGACGTTGCCGACCTTCGAGCCGTGCAGGTAGGAGTTGCGGGTGTAGATCAACGGCACGACCGGCGAGTCGGCCAGGATCTTCTTGTCCAGCTCAGCCCACTTCTTCGCGGCTTCCTTCTGGTCCACAGTGGCCTGTGCTTCGGTGATCAGCCTGTCCACGTCGGCGTTGTTGTACCGCGCCGTGTTGTAGCCACCGCCGCCGATCTCCGTCGACTGGAACAGCGGCTGGATGTTGGCGTTGGCCGACGGGATGTCCGGCTGCCACGACACGAGCGCCAGGTCGTAGTCCGGGTTCGGCTTGTTCTGCACCTCGGCGGTGAAGGTTTCCTCGTCCATCGGCTTGATGGTCGCCTTGATGCCCGACGCGGCCAGGCTCGACTGCACCGACTCGGCCAGCTTCGGCCAGTTGTTCTCCGCGCGGGTCACCAGGACCAGGCCTTCCAGGCCGTTGGGGTTGCCGGCCGCGGCCAGCAGTTCCTTGGCCTTGGCGGGGTCGCCTTCCGGCTTGCTCGGGTACAGGTCGAACTGCTCGCGACCGGCGATGCCCGGCGTGACCAGCGTGGTGGCGGCGTCACAGGCCAGCTGGGCGTTGCCCGCGCTGGCGACCTGGTAGGCAGCCTTGTTCACCGCGTACTGGAAAGCCTTGCGCACGTTGACGTCCGTGAGCTTGCCGCGCAGCGTGTTCAGCGCGAGGTACGCCAGCGCGCCGGACTCCGACGTCACCAGGCGGGACTTGGCCGACTGGTTGGACTGGATCTGCGCGAGCTGCGCCGGTGAGGCGAACGAGATGCCGAACGCGTTCTTGTCCTCGCCCGTGTCGTCGATCAGCCGCTTGGAGATCACGTTGGTCTGCTGGCTGAACTGCCAGATCACCTTGTCCGGGTTCGCCGGGCGGGTCTCGTCGGTCTTGCCGTCCCAGTGCGGGTTGCGGCTGAACTCCGCCGTCTTGCCGCGTTCGAACTTGTCGATCTGGTACGGGCCCGACGCGATCGGGTGCTCGCCGTAGTTGGCTTCCGCGCCCTTGCCCTTGGGCACCGGGGCGAACGCGGGCGTGCTGGCCACCCAGTTCCAGTCACCGTACGGGCGGGCCAGCTTGAAGATGATCGTCTTGTCGTCCGGCGTCTCGATCGTGCTGAGCTCCTGGCCGCCTTCGAACGGGCCCTTGTACGTCAGGCCGGGCGACAGCAAGTCCTTGTGGTACGCCAGACCGCCGGCGAACGCCGGTGCGTACGAGCGCTCAAGCCCCCACTTGATGTCCGCCGACTTGATCGTGCTGCCGTCGCTGTACTTCTGGTTGTCCTTCAGGGTGAAGGTCCACGTCTTGCCGCCGTCGCTCGGCTTGCCGGTGTCGGTGGCCAGGTCCGGCACGATCGTCGTGTCCTGCCCCGGCGCGACCTTCCAGGAGGTCAGGCGCCGGTGCACGAACTGCAGGCCGGTCACCACCAGGCTGGAGCTGCGTGCCGGGTCGTACTGCTGGGTCGGCGAGTCGGACAGCAGGTACAGCGTGCCGCCCTTCTTCACGTCGCCGCCCGCCTGCCCACCGGCCGGCTTGTCGTTGGCGCCGCAGGCGGCCAGCAACACTGCCACCGCTGCTATCCCGGCGAGCGAATGCCTGCGTTTCATGGGTTCCCCTTCATGTCAGCCGTGCCCGTGGGTCGAGCACGCCGTAAAACAGGTCCACGAGGAAGTTGACGAGTGTGACCGCCAACGCCGCGAACAGCGTGACGCCGAGCAGGATCGGCAGGTTCAGACTGCGGATCGAGTCGACGAGCAGCATGCCGACGCCCGGCATGCTGAAGATCCGTTCGGTGATCACGGTTCCGGCGAGCAGCAGGCCGAGGTCCACACCGAACACCGTCACCACCGGCAGCAGGACGTTGCGCAACGCGTGCCTGCCGACGACTTTCCGTTCGGTCAGGCCCTTCGCGCGTGCCGTGCGGATGAAGTCCTCACCGAGGGTTTCCAGCATCTGGCCCCTGGTCAGGCGTGCGTAGATCGCCGCGTGCAGGAACGCGAGCACGAGCCACGGCGTCACCAGGTGCCACGCCCACTGCGCGACGTCCTCGCCGATCGGCACGTACCCGTTCTTCGGCACGACGTCGAGGCCGAACGCGAAGATCGTGATCCCGAGCATGCCCGCGAGGTACGCGGGCATCGACACCCCGGCCATGGCCACCGCCATGGTGATCCGGTCGAGCGGTGTGCCGCGCTTGAGCGCCGACACGACACCGAGCCCGACACCGGTGATCAGCCAGATGATCGCGGCACCGATGGCGACCGAGACGCTCACCTCGACGCGGCTGAGGATCTCGTCGAGCACGTCGGCGTTGTTCTGGAAGTCGTAGCCGAAGCACGGCGCCGAGCACACGATCGCGGCCTGGCCCGTGCCGAACGTCCGCCCGCCGAAGATGCCGCCGATGAAGTCGAAGTACTGCTGGTACCACGGCACGTTGTAGCCCATGAACTCACGCGCGAGCTCGAGCGCCTGCGGTGAGCACGGCCGGCCGCACGCCAGCTGGGCCGGTTCCGAAGGCAGGACGTAGAAGACCACGAACGTGATGAACGAGACGATCAGCAGCACCAGGACCATGCCCGCGAACCGGCCTGCCACGAATTTGACGGCGCGCATCAGCCACGGCCCTTCGACTTCGGATCGAGCTCGTCCCGGATGCTGTCACCGACCACGTTGAACGCGAGCGTGATCAGGAACAGCATCAACCCGGGGAAGATCAGGTACATCGGGTCGGTCTCGAAGAAGTCGATCGCGTCCGAGATCGTCCGGCCCCAGCTCGGGGTGGGCGGCAGGACACCGGCGCCGAGGAACGACAGCGCGGCCTCGTTGCCGATCATCGACGGGATCGTCAGGCTGGACACGATGATGATCGGCGCCCACAGGTTGGGCAGCAGCTGCTTGACGAACACGTGCCACGTGCCGCCGCCCATCACCTTGGACGCGGACACGAAGTTGCGTTTGCCGAGGCTGAGCACCTGGGCGCGGACGATCCTGGCGACCCTCGGCCAGCCGAACAGGCCGAGCACGACGATCAGCAGCAGCTGGCGCGGGAACTCGATCGGCGCGACGGCGCCGAGGGCGATCATGAAGATCAGCGACGGGAAGCCGAGGATCACGTCGGACGACCACGACACGACCCGGTCCCACCAGCCGCCGATGTACCCCGCGCTGGCGCCGATCAGGACACCGAGGACGGTCGCGAGCAGCGTCGCACCGAGACCGACCAACAGCGACACACGCGCGCCGTACGCGACGACCGCGAAGAGGTCGATGCCGTTCAAGGGCTGGACACCGAACCAGTGGTCACCACTGACACCACCGAGTGACCTGGCAGGTAACCCGTCCGGGCCGAGCGCGGTCAGGTCGGGATCGAGGTCCTGGCCCTCGATGGCGACCCAGAGATCAGCGCCGGCAGCGAGCATGACGATGGCCACAGCCATGAGCGCGCAGGTCAGCGTCCACGCGTCGCGGCGGACGGCGCGCAGCAGAGCGACCGGGAGCGAACGCGCGGCACCCGGCGAAACGTCGCCGCCAAGCGGTAAGGGGTCGGACACGGCACCTTCCGTCGTCGGCTGTTCGGGTGACCAGCACGGACCTTAAGCGGGGTCCGTGCCTGGTCACGGATCATCTCACCATGTGGTCGGCAAGTAACACCCGTCGAACCGCCGTCGCGATCACTTCGGCACCTATTGGACGAATTCGTCACGCTGCGTCAAACTCAGTCCCACGCTGTGGCATGGCATCGCGCGCCTGTCCCGGCGCCCGTGACTTCACCCCGCCCGCGGGCAGGACCGGCTGCCGCGGCGGATGGGCCGGGACCCGTCATTCCGGTACGAGCCCGGCGTCCTGGGCGAGGATCGCGGCCTGCACGCGTGACCTCAGGTCCAGCTTGGTCAGCACGCGGGACACGTGCGTCTTCACGGTCGTCTCACCGATGTAGAGCTTGCGGCCGATCTGCTGGTTGGACAGGCCCTCGCCGAGGCAGATCAGCACCTCGCGCTCCCGCTCAGTCAACTGGTCGAGGCCCGGGGCGTCCTTCACCGGTTTCGGGGCGGTCGCCGCGAACGCCGTCAGCAGCCTGCGGGTCACCTTCGGCTCGATCACGCCGTCGCCCGCCGCCACCAGGCGGATCGACTCGATCAGCCGCGCCGCCTCCACCGACTTCAGCAGGAAACCCGCCGCGCCCGCCCGCAACGCCCCGTGCACGTACTCGTCCAGGTCGAACGTGGTCAGCACGAGCACGTCGCAGACGCCGTCGCGGACCAGTTCACGGGTCGCCTCGATCCCGTCCACCCCCGGCATCCGCACGTCCATCAGCACCACGTCCGGCTTGAGCGCCCGCGCCATCCGGACCGCCGCCGCGCCGTCACCCGCTTCGCCGACCACCTCGATCCCGTCGGCTCCACCCAGGATCAGGACCAAACCCGCGCGGATCGCCGCGTGGTCGTCCGCGACCAGTACCCGAATCAACTCGCCGCTCCTCCTACGGGCAACGCCGCTCGGACGCGCCAGCCACCGGACCACGGGCCCGCTTCGAAATCCCCGCCGACCGCGTAGGCGCGCTCACGCATGCTCACCAGCCCGGTTCCCGTCCCGTCCCCCGCACCCGGGGTCCCGCTCAGATCGTTGACGACCTCGATGATCAGCCGACCCCCCGCCACGCGCACGTCGACGGTGGCGCCGCCGCCACCGGAGTGCTTCAGCGCGTTCGTCAGCGCCTCCTGGATGATCCGGTACGCGGCCAGGTCCACCGCCACCGGCAGTTCGTCGCCCACGGCCCGGTGCACGTCGAGAACGAGGCCGCCCGCTCGCGCCGAGTCCACCAGTCTGTCCAGTTCGGCCAGCCGGGCCGGTGCCGTCCTCGGGTCGTCGTCGCCGCCGTCGGCGCGCAGCACCTCGATCATCGCGCGCATCTCGGCCAGCGACTGGATGCTGTTCTCCCGCACCGACTTCAGCACTGTCCGGACCACCTGCGGGTCGCGGTCGGCCATCGACAGCAGCGCCTCGGACTGGATCGCGATCGCCGAGAGGTGCCCGGCCACCACGTCGTGCAGGTCACGGGCCATCTGACCGCGTTCGGCCACGACCGCCGTGCGCCTGTCCAGCTCCGCGATCCGCCGCAGCTGCCGTGAGCTCTCCCGCTCGGCCTGCAGGAGCTCGTCGTGCTGGCGGATGTTGAACGACCACCAGACCGGGATGATCAGCAGGCTGAAGACGCCCTGCAACGCGAAGAAACCCTTGCGCCAATCCCCGGCGAGAACGCCGACCACGATCGCGATCGTCACCACGACGGTGACCGCGATCGCCAGGATCATCCGGCTGGCCCGCCGGGTCGTGCTCAGCGTCGCGTTGAACAGCAGGTCGACGAAGACCATGATCACCGGGAGGGTCAGGTTGTAGGCGAGGTCGGCCAGCAGGATCCCCGCCGCGACCGCCAGCATCGCCAGCGGAGCCTTCCGGCGGAACATCTGCGCGACGCACAGCACACCCGACTGGCTGACCAACAGCCACAACGGGAGCTGGTTCTCCGGCGAGATCGCGTACAGGTTCGAGGCGTAGAGCACGAGCGCGACCCCGAAGAAGCCCAGCGCGACGAACGCGTCCCACCACGGACGCGACCGGTAACGCCGGGTCAGCTCGGTCAGGATCACCCCACAATCTCAGCACAGTTTCCCGCGAACCATGTCGTACGAAGGGATGACCGGCCGCCGTACTGTCGCGTGACGCGTTCGCCGCGCCGCTCACGCAGGCTTACAGCATGTTCATGTTGATCGTGGCCTGCGAGGCCGGGTTCTGGGTGGTGCTCGGCGCCGCACTGGTGGCCAGGTACGTCTTGCGCTGGCAGCGAACCAGCACCGCGCTGCTGATCGGCGTGCCGCTTGTGGACGTGGTGCTGCTCGCGGCGACCGTCGCCGACCTCGCCGACGGTGGGTCGGCCGACAACGTCCACGGTCTGGCCGCCATCTACCTCGGCGTCAGTGTCGCGTTCGGACCCAACATGATCCGCTGGGCCGACCAGCGGTTCGCACACAAGTTCGCAGGCGGCCCGCCGCCGTGGCGCAAACCGAAGTCCGGGCCTGCCCGGGTGCGCTACGAGTGGCGCGCGTGGGGCAAGTTCATGATCGCCTACGGCATCGCGTGCGGCGTCATGGCGTTCCTGATCTTCGTCGTCAGCACGCCGGAGCACACCGCCGCGCTGTGGCAGGGCGCCATCCCGTTCATGTCCGTCATCGCCGGGATCTGGCTGATCACGACCATCTCGGACACCATCACGAAAGCAGGTCCTGCCGAGAGCTGACGCCCAGCTTGCGCAGGATGTTCGCGACGTGCTGCTCGACGGTGCGGCGGGAGAGGAACAGGGCGGAGGCGATCTGGCGGTTGGTCTGCCCGGCCGCCAGCAGCCGGGCGACGTCATGCTCCCGGGGGGAGAGCTCGTTGCCGTAACCGCGGCGGCCCCTGCGGGAGGGGATGGGGCCGCCGCTGGTCCTGATGATGTGACGGCACCGCGCCGCGTCGGTGGTCGCACCGAGCGCCTCGTACTGGACCGCCAGGTCGTTGAGGTCCTCGGGGGTGTGCGCGAGCCGTTCGGCCAGCTGCGCGACGCGGTACGGCTGACCGAGGTTCTCGTACAGCCGCCGCGGGATCTCGTAGCTCTCGTAGCCGAGGTGGGCGCGGCAGACCGCGAGCGCCGCCCTGGCCAGCGGGGCGTCCACAGAGACCAGACCGGTTTCGAAGTCGCGGGTCAGCTCGTGGGCGTCCGCTGTCCGGCCGACCCTGAGGTACGCGTCGACCGCCTGCGCGGCGAACTCACCGCCCCAGGACCAGACTCCCTTGCGGCGCAGCACTTCCGCGCCGGTGTCGGCTTCGCGGGCGGCGGCTTCCGGGTCGTCGCGGGCCAGCAGCAACGTCACCATCCCGCCGAACGCGGCGATCACCGCCGGCGCGATCCCCTTCTCCGGCGCGTCGAGACCCGTGCTCTGGAAGCATTCCACCGCACAGCCCCAGTCGCCCTGTGCCGTGGCCAGCCAGCCGCGGACCAGGGACAGCTCCGTCGCCACCGGGTGCAGGTGTTCGTACACCTCGGTCAGCTGACGGGCTCGTTCGTCCAACCCGGACCACTCACCCGCCAGCCAGTCCAGCCGGATCCGCGTCGCCTCCGCGGTCCCGACCACATAGGGCGCACCTGACCTGGTCGCCAGGTCTAGGCCGGTACGCAGGTACTTCGCCGCGAGGCGGTAGTGACCGACCCACGAGTACGAGTCGGCCACGTTGTTGTACAGCCGGGCCAGCTGCCGTGTGCATTCCGGGTCGTCGGCGTGCGGCGGGTCCACCGAGCCGATCTCGCCCTCCATGTGGATCCGGGCACCGAGGACGTTGGCCAGCAACGCGATCCGGACCGACGGCACCGCGACGTCGGGCAGGCCCTGCTCGACCTTCCGCAGCCACACCATGTGTTCGGCCAGCGGCGCGGTACTCAGATACGGCATCGCGAGCACGGCCATCCCGCGCAGCACCCGTTCCGACCGGTGCGCCAGCGCGGGTAACGCCATCTCGATCTCCGACCGGCCGCGGTCGATCTCGTCACAGCCCCTGACCAGGATCAGTCCCAAGCCGAGCTGCACCTCGCCGCGGACCTCGTCGGACAGCCGCTGATCGGCGAGCAGCCGTTCGAACTGGGCGGTCACCTCGTGCTGGTGCAACCCGGTCAACGCGTCCTGGCACAGCTTCGTGGCCAGCCGGTCGACGTCAGCGGGCGGCACCTCGGGTTCCGAAACCAGCGCACAGCGCAGTTCGAGCGCGGTGGACGCGTCACCGGCGTCCATGGCGGCATCCGCGGCCTGCTCGCCGTAGCGCAGCCACTCCTGGATCAGGCCCGCGCGCCTGCAGTGCTCGGCAACCTGCACGAGCGGGATCGGGTCGAGTCGCGACAGCACACGAGACGAGCGCAGGTGCAGCTCCTGGCGGCGTGGACCAGGCAGCGACTCGTAGACGGTCCGGCGCGCGAGGGCATGCCGGTAGCCGTACTTGTTCTCGACCGGTTCGATCAGCACACCCGCTTCGAGCAGCTTCATCGTCGCCTGCTGGGTACGGGCTTGCGTCTCGACGGCGATCGCGCTCAACCCGTCGATCCCGGCGGGCACACCGAGCACGGCGGCGGCCTCGGCGATGCCGCGCGCGATCGTCGGCAGGCCGTCCAGCCGTTCGATCATCGCTTCCCGCAGCGACGCCGGGACCTCGACGGTGTCGAGCAGGCGGGCGTCCGGGTTGCGCAGTGCGTGCATCGTCTCTTCGACCACGAACGGTATCCCGGCCGTGCGTTTGTGCAGGGTCGTGGCGAACTCCGGGGTGACCGGCCTGCGCAGGATGGCCTCGGCGAGGTCACGCACGCCGTTGGTGTCCAACGGCCGCAACACCACGTGCGTGCTGTGCTGTGGACGGAACGCCCTGCCCAATGTGGTCCCGCCGGGCAGGTCCTCCCGCCGGTAGGTCAGCACCAGCGACAACTCCGGCGGCTGGTTGGTCAGCACGAACCGCAGCAGCTGCCTGGTTCCCTCGTCGGCCCAGTGGATGTCCTCGATGACCAGGGTGAGCCTGCCCATGGCGGAGATCAGGTCGCGGATCGCGCGAAACAGCCGGTGCCGTTCGGCAGCCGGGTCGCCCAGCGGCTCGGGCGTCGGCGGCAGCCGGTCGGCCAGTTCGGGCAGGTACGGCCGCAGCGCCCCGGTGATCGCGCCGAGCCGTCCGGTCAGCCTGTCCGCGCAGGCACCGAGGCATTCGAAGATCACGCCGTACGGGAACGGGTCGCGCAACGGCTGGCAGTGGCCCACCACGCTGCCCGGCAGTTCAGCGACCAGGCGTGTCTTGCCCACGCCCTCCTCACCTTCGACGAACACCACCGAGGGCGCGTTCGCGACGGCCGCGGTGAGCAGGGCAAGTTCCTCGCCGCGTCCCACCAACACTGGTGAGGTCATTTCCGCAGCGTAGGGAACACGCACTACTGAACGGAACCGTCTTTCGGGGCGATCATGCCCAAAAGATTACGTACCCCTACGGATCAATGCCTCGGTTGTTCCACGCGCACACGCCGCCGGATGGTGCTCGGACATCCCTGCAACCGAAACGGAGCACTCATGCGAGGGGCAATACTCGCTGTGGGGCTGGCCGCGCTCGTCAGCGGCCTGCCAGCCACAGCGGCACCCGCCGCCGAGAGCAGCTACATCGTCATGCTGAAGCCCGGTGCTTCAGTAAGCTCCCTGACCAGCAGCTACGCCGCCGACCGCGAGTACACCGCGCTGGGTGGCTTCGCGGCACGGCTGACCGCGGCCCAGGCACGCACGCTGGCCGCCGACCCGCGTGTCGCGTCCGTCGCCCCCGACGGCATCGCCCGGATCTCCGACACCCAGAACAACGCGACCTGGGGCCTCGACCGGATCGACCAGAAGAACCTGCCGCTCGACACCAAGTACACGTACGCCAACAAGGGCGACGGAGCCACGGTGTACGTGGTGGACACCGGTGTCCACTTCGCCCACCCCGAGTTCGGCGGACGGGCCAAGAGCGGGTACGACTTCATCGACAACGACGCCGACGCCTCCGACTGCCAGGGCCACGGCACGCACGTGGCCGGGACGGTCGGCAGCGCGACCTACGGCGTGGCCAAGAACGTCAACATCGTCTCGGTGCGCGTGCTCAACTGCTCCGGCCAGGGCGAGTGGTCGCAGGTCATCGGCGGCATCGACTGGGTGGCCAAGAACGGCAAGAAGCCCGGCGTGCTGAACATGAGCCTCGGCGGCCCTGGACAGTCCTCAGTGGACGAGGCGGTCAAGCGCGCGGTGCAGGCCGGGTTCGTCAACGCGGTCGCAGCCGGTAACGACAACGGCGCGAACGCGTGCAACACCTCGCCCGCCCGTACGCCCGAGGCGATCACGGTGGGCTCGACCGACAACAGCGACAACCGCTCGTCGTTCTCGAACATCGGCACCTGCCTGGACATCTTCGGCCCGGGTTCGAACATCACCTCGACGCGCAACGGCGGCGGCACGGCCCAGATGTCCGGCACGTCGATGGCGACGCCGCACGTCGCCGGTGTGTCCGCTCTCGTGCTGACGGCGAACCCGAGCTACACGCCCGCCCAGGTCCGTGACGCGCTCGTGAACAACGCGGC
This window contains:
- a CDS encoding ABC transporter ATP-binding protein, producing MTDLLELDGVEVSFGSVQAVRSVSYSVAAGEVLAVVGESGSGKTVTAMSLLGLLPSTAKVSGRALFDGRNLYDLPPADLREVRGGDVGMVFQEPMSALNPVFTIGDQLVEAIRAHQELSSADARRRAIELLDLVGLPEPDQRFRSYPHELSGGQLQRIVIAMAVANEPKLLIADEPTTALDVTVQAEILELLRDLRSRLRTAILLITHDMGVVADLADRVVVMYDGKVVEQGTVTEIFAAPKEKYTQELLGSVISLGSRATKGVERALVAEVVTRPNHLAAAEHPAESSVPDVPAEKPVLSVDDLSVVYGGRFRAISVRAADRVSLHIEPGEVLGLVGESGSGKSTVAGAVTGLIRTTSGSVRINGVDIARVRGRAAKALRRQIGVVFQDPLSSLNPRTPVGESVAEPINLHKALTGTDVDKRVASLLESVQLSATLRTRYPHELSGGQRQRVCIARALALNPDLLIADEPTSALDVSVQAKVLALFRELQAEHGFACLFISHDLAVIEQLAARVAVMHRGHVVEQGPTNSVLAEPIHPYTQRLLAAAPVADPEEQHRRREAWRQLA
- a CDS encoding ABC transporter substrate-binding protein yields the protein MKRRHSLAGIAAVAVLLAACGANDKPAGGQAGGDVKKGGTLYLLSDSPTQQYDPARSSSLVVTGLQFVHRRLTSWKVAPGQDTTIVPDLATDTGKPSDGGKTWTFTLKDNQKYSDGSTIKSADIKWGLERSYAPAFAGGLAYHKDLLSPGLTYKGPFEGGQELSTIETPDDKTIIFKLARPYGDWNWVASTPAFAPVPKGKGAEANYGEHPIASGPYQIDKFERGKTAEFSRNPHWDGKTDETRPANPDKVIWQFSQQTNVISKRLIDDTGEDKNAFGISFASPAQLAQIQSNQSAKSRLVTSESGALAYLALNTLRGKLTDVNVRKAFQYAVNKAAYQVASAGNAQLACDAATTLVTPGIAGREQFDLYPSKPEGDPAKAKELLAAAGNPNGLEGLVLVTRAENNWPKLAESVQSSLAASGIKATIKPMDEETFTAEVQNKPNPDYDLALVSWQPDIPSANANIQPLFQSTEIGGGGYNTARYNNADVDRLITEAQATVDQKEAAKKWAELDKKILADSPVVPLIYTRNSYLHGSKVGNVQIGRFPAYADYRQFGIIQ
- a CDS encoding ABC transporter permease; the protein is MRAVKFVAGRFAGMVLVLLIVSFITFVVFYVLPSEPAQLACGRPCSPQALELAREFMGYNVPWYQQYFDFIGGIFGGRTFGTGQAAIVCSAPCFGYDFQNNADVLDEILSRVEVSVSVAIGAAIIWLITGVGLGVVSALKRGTPLDRITMAVAMAGVSMPAYLAGMLGITIFAFGLDVVPKNGYVPIGEDVAQWAWHLVTPWLVLAFLHAAIYARLTRGQMLETLGEDFIRTARAKGLTERKVVGRHALRNVLLPVVTVFGVDLGLLLAGTVITERIFSMPGVGMLLVDSIRSLNLPILLGVTLFAALAVTLVNFLVDLFYGVLDPRARLT
- a CDS encoding ABC transporter permease, translated to MSDPLPLGGDVSPGAARSLPVALLRAVRRDAWTLTCALMAVAIVMLAAGADLWVAIEGQDLDPDLTALGPDGLPARSLGGVSGDHWFGVQPLNGIDLFAVVAYGARVSLLVGLGATLLATVLGVLIGASAGYIGGWWDRVVSWSSDVILGFPSLIFMIALGAVAPIEFPRQLLLIVVLGLFGWPRVARIVRAQVLSLGKRNFVSASKVMGGGTWHVFVKQLLPNLWAPIIIVSSLTIPSMIGNEAALSFLGAGVLPPTPSWGRTISDAIDFFETDPMYLIFPGLMLFLITLAFNVVGDSIRDELDPKSKGRG
- a CDS encoding response regulator, with amino-acid sequence MIRVLVADDHAAIRAGLVLILGGADGIEVVGEAGDGAAAVRMARALKPDVVLMDVRMPGVDGIEATRELVRDGVCDVLVLTTFDLDEYVHGALRAGAAGFLLKSVEAARLIESIRLVAAGDGVIEPKVTRRLLTAFAATAPKPVKDAPGLDQLTEREREVLICLGEGLSNQQIGRKLYIGETTVKTHVSRVLTKLDLRSRVQAAILAQDAGLVPE
- a CDS encoding sensor histidine kinase, producing the protein MILTELTRRYRSRPWWDAFVALGFFGVALVLYASNLYAISPENQLPLWLLVSQSGVLCVAQMFRRKAPLAMLAVAAGILLADLAYNLTLPVIMVFVDLLFNATLSTTRRASRMILAIAVTVVVTIAIVVGVLAGDWRKGFFALQGVFSLLIIPVWWSFNIRQHDELLQAERESSRQLRRIAELDRRTAVVAERGQMARDLHDVVAGHLSAIAIQSEALLSMADRDPQVVRTVLKSVRENSIQSLAEMRAMIEVLRADGGDDDPRTAPARLAELDRLVDSARAGGLVLDVHRAVGDELPVAVDLAAYRIIQEALTNALKHSGGGGATVDVRVAGGRLIIEVVNDLSGTPGAGDGTGTGLVSMRERAYAVGGDFEAGPWSGGWRVRAALPVGGAAS
- a CDS encoding ATP-binding protein, which encodes MTSPVLVGRGEELALLTAAVANAPSVVFVEGEEGVGKTRLVAELPGSVVGHCQPLRDPFPYGVIFECLGACADRLTGRLGAITGALRPYLPELADRLPPTPEPLGDPAAERHRLFRAIRDLISAMGRLTLVIEDIHWADEGTRQLLRFVLTNQPPELSLVLTYRREDLPGGTTLGRAFRPQHSTHVVLRPLDTNGVRDLAEAILRRPVTPEFATTLHKRTAGIPFVVEETMHALRNPDARLLDTVEVPASLREAMIERLDGLPTIARGIAEAAAVLGVPAGIDGLSAIAVETQARTQQATMKLLEAGVLIEPVENKYGYRHALARRTVYESLPGPRRQELHLRSSRVLSRLDPIPLVQVAEHCRRAGLIQEWLRYGEQAADAAMDAGDASTALELRCALVSEPEVPPADVDRLATKLCQDALTGLHQHEVTAQFERLLADQRLSDEVRGEVQLGLGLILVRGCDEIDRGRSEIEMALPALAHRSERVLRGMAVLAMPYLSTAPLAEHMVWLRKVEQGLPDVAVPSVRIALLANVLGARIHMEGEIGSVDPPHADDPECTRQLARLYNNVADSYSWVGHYRLAAKYLRTGLDLATRSGAPYVVGTAEATRIRLDWLAGEWSGLDERARQLTEVYEHLHPVATELSLVRGWLATAQGDWGCAVECFQSTGLDAPEKGIAPAVIAAFGGMVTLLLARDDPEAAAREADTGAEVLRRKGVWSWGGEFAAQAVDAYLRVGRTADAHELTRDFETGLVSVDAPLARAALAVCRAHLGYESYEIPRRLYENLGQPYRVAQLAERLAHTPEDLNDLAVQYEALGATTDAARCRHIIRTSGGPIPSRRGRRGYGNELSPREHDVARLLAAGQTNRQIASALFLSRRTVEQHVANILRKLGVSSRQDLLS
- a CDS encoding S8 family peptidase — its product is MVLGHPCNRNGALMRGAILAVGLAALVSGLPATAAPAAESSYIVMLKPGASVSSLTSSYAADREYTALGGFAARLTAAQARTLAADPRVASVAPDGIARISDTQNNATWGLDRIDQKNLPLDTKYTYANKGDGATVYVVDTGVHFAHPEFGGRAKSGYDFIDNDADASDCQGHGTHVAGTVGSATYGVAKNVNIVSVRVLNCSGQGEWSQVIGGIDWVAKNGKKPGVLNMSLGGPGQSSVDEAVKRAVQAGFVNAVAAGNDNGANACNTSPARTPEAITVGSTDNSDNRSSFSNIGTCLDIFGPGSNITSTRNGGGTAQMSGTSMATPHVAGVSALVLTANPSYTPAQVRDALVNNAANGVLKNVGSGSPNKLLNTQFIGTGGPPPGCGAKTNDTDVSIPDAGDAVTSTIENAGCDGRASASLPVKVDIDHTYTADLAVDLIGPSGAVYPLHTPRGIGEAGGIHATFTVNAAGENANGRWQLRVRDIYTFDSGALTGWSITF